The Vitis vinifera cultivar Pinot Noir 40024 chromosome 1, ASM3070453v1 DNA segment TTGTATTTTATGCTTTTGTCTATCATAAGAAATACATATCCCTTTCCAGGAATATACTTTCAGAGCTACTTTGTTCATATGCCTTTGTCTTTAATTCCAAACCGACATAAGATAACATCTCTCTTCAAAAGCACTAGAAATTATCCATGACATAATCTTGTACAAACAGAAAGCCAAACAACTCGGCAGTTTTTTTGGAACTTGAGAAGTATCTGTTTAGAGGGTTTGTGTCTTGTCCGAGGTATCCTCTCAAGTACTATCATAAGCCACCACTTGCTACACATAATTAAATCAGAATAcatcaaataaacaaaatataccAAAGCTTTCAAGGGGGCACATGGAAATTAATCATGAGCGGTTCAGCATGGGTAGAAATCAAATTGTACAGCAATAGAGAAGAAACATTGAAGTATATATGGTGTGAAAGCATGTCACCTCACTATGGCTTAATATGCATTTAAAGAAAGCAATTAAGGAACAAGAAATAATTATCATGCAGCAATGTTTAAAACCCTATGCATTTACAAATAGCAATGgaagaataaattattattatttagaaatggAGAACTTGATGAAAGACTTTTGATAGCTGATCCCCAATGGGTCTCAAATGAACCCCATACATTTACAAACAGCACGGGAGGGAAAACTAATCATTAATTCACCCTTAAAAATGCTGAATTTCTCTAAGAATATTTTGAGAGCTACATCTCAAATTAGTCCAAGTTAGTGATACCCATTATAGTATTGACAGCCTAAGCACCTAAGGAGAGTAGTACTCTAGACTTGcatatgtaattaaaatttaaaacaactcATGTATGGCTAATCCATGCAGATAACATCTAAGTACATCATTGCTGAGAAGAGAAGACATGCATTTATGTGAGCTTCCTAATTCCAGCACCCGTGACTTgccaggaaaaagaaaagaaaactaaaaaacaaaacgACAGGGAAACAAACAAGAGTCCTATTCCTATAGTACTCCAGTTAAATGTATCTGCCTCCTCACAGTACAGACAGACAGAACAGAAAATTTTGTAAACCCAATGAAAGAGTAAAGCATTAAGACACATTTGCCAGTGAGAGTAGCTGCTTTGGTGATGTAATCATCCAAACAAGTCACTAGGTTTTTAACGTACCTGGACTTGTAGTTGTTTCTTTTTCCTCGTTATCTCTTCTTGTATCACTGAAAATTCCCACCACCAAAAGCTTGGCTTGTCTGTGCACTGCTTCTCTCTGAATCCAAGGTGCTGATATTAATACCAGGAGGTGGTAGGTCTCTCTGTGAAAATCCTCCACTGATGGTTCTAACCATCTGCCCCACCCCTAGAAAATCTCTGGTTAGTCTATCAGAGCCCCCCATATTAGCAGTCAGATTCTGGTGGAGCTTGATTTCATCTATGTTGCAAAAGTTTGGGCCATGGCgatgctgctgctgctgttgctgTTGTTGTTCCAGAGTAGACCTATTTGCATTGAATCCTCCATAGGTGTTCTCATTCTCATGTCCACTATATGCATTCACCCCTCCAGACCCACCACCAAAGATGGACGAGCTCCCACCACCAAGAGAATTCATCAGGTCCTGAAGGTGGCTTTCGTTTTCCCCAAAAACACCCCCGAAGTTGGGGCCAACAAGAGGCCTATCAGATTTTGCGTTGGCGGAGGAAGAACCTGCAAAGCCTCGGAGCAAGGAGGCACTGTTGTTGCTCGAGGTCGATCCCATTTGTGCCGCTTTCTGAAGCAATGCAGTTGCAGACATATGCGAAACTGCATTTTCATTTTGGAGAGATGTGCTGAAGAGAGAAGGGACCCCAGAGCTGATTTGATCCCCGATTATGTTACTTGGGAAGAGATTATTCCTTTCGCTACCACTACCTCCATTTACAGTGTTGAACTGGTCAGAAATCAACAACCCTGAAGATGGCATATTAGTGCTGTTATTGGCATTGTTGGTGTTACTGAGCATGCTGTTGGTATTGCTGCTGTTGGAAAAGAAGCTGAGATTGAACAGATTAGCAGCAGAAGAAGGGTTGTTTGTGTTGTTTTGCAGATCAGGAAGATGAACCAGTCCATGGAATGGCTTGTTCGTCAACAACCCCCCATGTTGAGATTGCTGGTCTTCATGAAATTCCTGGTTTGGCTCAGGAATGTAGAAGGCTTGAGAAGGCATGGGCTGCGGCGTTCGGAAGGATGACGAACCAATCGCAGGTGGAATCAGATGGTCGAATTGCCCAGCCCGGGCACCTCCAAGTCGAAGCATGTCACCAGGTTGGTGGCTCTGATCTGGCATGGATGAAATTTGGGGACCCACCTGAGACAAGCCTAACCCCATGTTACTACTTCCATAGAGATGACTGCCAATTGTGCTCATTGGCGTCGGATGTCTTGCACTTTCCTGCGCGAGCGCATCGCAGAAGGCCCTGTGAGTAATGAAGCTGTCACGCCTgcaataattattataaaaagaaagaCATTAGATCGGAGTCGATAGTAAAAAGGACAGAAACAAAGTTAAAAATCCCATCATGTCTTTCCACCATTACAAGGTACAGAATCTCATGGACTGCCTTCCTTCAATTTTCACTTTCATTTCTGAAGTTAGGTCCCAGTTTCTATAATGGTTTCGTGCTAAATGACATAATGGCATATATTAGTTCAGAGTACATAACCACAAAAATACAGTGAAATCTTTGAATTTGCACAGAATGTCTAAGGCATGCATCCCTACAAATGAACAGTTTgtacataaatataatttgaattaGCATTCATCGATGATCTTCATGATCACGAGAGGTCAATAAGCAAGTAGGTAAGAAAGGAACCCAAGATTTTGTCAACAAGTCGCTAAAATTTCCAAACAAGACAGAAGGATAATTAAGGAGGGTGGGTGGAAGAATTTCACTAGAACTTGAAAATGATCAAACAATCAACCAGAAGTACCATTTTAAGAACTGGATATTCAATAAATGCAACAAgggaatattttcaaaatgatgAAAAGTGGTCAATCAAGAAGCTCAGATCAGGAGTCATTGTTTAATTAATGCAAAACCCATGACCCGTCTGGTGTCCCAGTGTGAGAATTATTCTAAGAACGGATGATCAAACCCATGAAAAGcttgaaaatattattcaattaaaTTGCCATAGATtgatagatagagagagagatacTGCAATGGATCTGTGTACTGCAACAGCACAGCTCCAAAACTGAGAGGCATCTTCAAATAGAGAGATGTGGTTGGAGAGACAAGAGGTGTTGGGTTGGTTACCCTTAACGTTATCATGAAAAGGAGTACCTGCAAGAGCACAGCTCTGAACACAACTAGCCAACCCATAAGAGAACAAACCTGGTAAAAACACTCTCTACATGGCATAGCAACACGTGAAtaggaaaaaaagtaaaaggcGACGGTTCCgaggagaaagaaaagatgaactgttttttctatcttttccctttatttttaatttctttaaaaaaaaaactctaagaaCATGGCAGTTTCCAGAGATTATTCACGTGAGAGCATTTTTTTTAGTACCAGtagaaaatgagggaaaaaacaaaaacaagccgagggagaaagagagagagagacaccCATTTGCAAGAAAACAGAagagaaggagaaaagaaaacgaGAACAGCATCAACACCTTTTCTTCTCTCCCATCACTCGAGGAATCTAAGCActaaaaaaccaaagaaacccATCTTTGCATGTCTCTCTTTCTCccaaacattatatatataagctTCTATTACGAGATTGATTAAagggagagaaagaaaaaaaaaaagggaaaaaacaagGGATTGTTGATTACCTTGAGAAGAGGGTACCACAATCACATCTGTATTCTCTCGTGCCACAGGTCTTGGAATGGGCTTTCCAATCTGATTGAACGGCATACCTCTTAGAGCACTTCTCACACTTCCATTTCTTTTCTCCATGCTTCCTTGAGTAGTGCTTCTTTATACCAGTGAGGTCGCCAAGAGCCCGAGCCGGGTCATGGTGAACGCAACCAGGTTCCGGACACAAATACACCTTCCTTCTcacttcttttgttgtcttctgCTTAAGCTTCCAGGGTAGGTTGTGTCCTCTTCTGTGGAGCTGTAAGTTTTGCTCCCTTTGGAACCCCTTGTTACACACCTCACATATAAATCTATTTGTGGCCATTAGGGTCTTTGGAGAGAGTGCAATGACCTCTGCATCTGGATCTGTCATGGAAAAAGCCAAgccataagagaaaaaaaaaaggctgggAATATCAAACAATtagaagaaacaaagaaataagaaCATACCGCACATGTACCAATTCCACTAACAAGTTTCAGAATTAGGGTTTTctcatgaatatttttttttttcaaattttttaattgaaaaacaaGTTAAGATGTCAGATACTTGCTTGGAGTTCCAGGttgatttctcttcttcttcggGGGGGCTGCAGCTGGGGCGTTCGATGAGGATGGCACGGCGGAATGTTGTTGTTTCACCTGATTCTGCTCCTCCTCTCTGATTCCAAACAACTGCGCAGGCGTTGAAGAAGCGGCCATCTTGAACAAATTTACCTTTTCTGtaccttcttctttttcaaattgcttcttctgctgctgctgctgctgctgttgcCTCTCTAGCTCTTCCTCTCCACGGAAAGCAATCTAGAATCCAGAAACAACACACCCCACATGCAATTTAAGCTCTTCTGAAACCTTATCTCCAACCCGTAAAACTCGGGCAATCGAATCAAG contains these protein-coding regions:
- the LOC100251079 gene encoding protein indeterminate-domain 5, chloroplastic isoform X1: MAASSTPAQLFGIREEEQNQVKQQHSAVPSSSNAPAAAPPKKKRNQPGTPNPDAEVIALSPKTLMATNRFICEVCNKGFQREQNLQLHRRGHNLPWKLKQKTTKEVRRKVYLCPEPGCVHHDPARALGDLTGIKKHYSRKHGEKKWKCEKCSKRYAVQSDWKAHSKTCGTREYRCDCGTLFSRRDSFITHRAFCDALAQESARHPTPMSTIGSHLYGSSNMGLGLSQVGPQISSMPDQSHQPGDMLRLGGARAGQFDHLIPPAIGSSSFRTPQPMPSQAFYIPEPNQEFHEDQQSQHGGLLTNKPFHGLVHLPDLQNNTNNPSSAANLFNLSFFSNSSNTNSMLSNTNNANNSTNMPSSGLLISDQFNTVNGGSGSERNNLFPSNIIGDQISSGVPSLFSTSLQNENAVSHMSATALLQKAAQMGSTSSNNSASLLRGFAGSSSANAKSDRPLVGPNFGGVFGENESHLQDLMNSLGGGSSSIFGGGSGGVNAYSGHENENTYGGFNANRSTLEQQQQQQQQHRHGPNFCNIDEIKLHQNLTANMGGSDRLTRDFLGVGQMVRTISGGFSQRDLPPPGINISTLDSERSSAQTSQAFGGGNFQ
- the LOC100251079 gene encoding protein indeterminate-domain 5, chloroplastic isoform X2 → MPCRECFYQVCSLMGWLVVFRAVLLQVLLFMITLRVTNPTPLVSPTTSLYLKMPLSFGAVLLQYTDPLQRDSFITHRAFCDALAQESARHPTPMSTIGSHLYGSSNMGLGLSQVGPQISSMPDQSHQPGDMLRLGGARAGQFDHLIPPAIGSSSFRTPQPMPSQAFYIPEPNQEFHEDQQSQHGGLLTNKPFHGLVHLPDLQNNTNNPSSAANLFNLSFFSNSSNTNSMLSNTNNANNSTNMPSSGLLISDQFNTVNGGSGSERNNLFPSNIIGDQISSGVPSLFSTSLQNENAVSHMSATALLQKAAQMGSTSSNNSASLLRGFAGSSSANAKSDRPLVGPNFGGVFGENESHLQDLMNSLGGGSSSIFGGGSGGVNAYSGHENENTYGGFNANRSTLEQQQQQQQQHRHGPNFCNIDEIKLHQNLTANMGGSDRLTRDFLGVGQMVRTISGGFSQRDLPPPGINISTLDSERSSAQTSQAFGGGNFQ